The following are encoded together in the Streptomyces tsukubensis genome:
- a CDS encoding ArsR/SmtB family transcription factor — protein sequence MTDLVSTAHMFKALGHPLRLGIVRALAAEPETCACDFADVFGVSQPTVSQHLKVLREAGLVSTRRRGVQICYSVRPEVALVLQELVDTLRAPSLAETA from the coding sequence GTGACCGACCTCGTATCGACTGCCCACATGTTCAAGGCGCTCGGCCACCCACTGCGGCTGGGGATCGTCCGAGCCCTCGCCGCCGAGCCGGAGACCTGTGCCTGTGACTTCGCCGATGTCTTCGGCGTCTCGCAACCCACCGTCAGTCAGCATCTGAAGGTGTTGCGGGAGGCGGGGCTGGTGAGCACCCGCAGACGCGGCGTCCAGATCTGTTACTCGGTGCGGCCCGAAGTGGCCCTGGTTCTACAGGAACTGGTGGACACCTTGCGCGCGCCGAGCCTGGCGGAGACGGCCTGA
- a CDS encoding PLP-dependent cysteine synthase family protein: MGVSRRAVLLAGAGTAAATASAATAGAAGAAGRSPAGAVVDGAGRASGTADIGRGDDLSDRYPDERGWVNARIRQIRALPYKPTPMLELELPTRLRGSRLLVKNESVHPSGSHKHRLAEALYLNALANGWLVHDSPVVEASSGSTAISEAWFSKLLGIKFVAVVPSGTTAEKKKAILELGGEIVEATGATISERAEQEARDRHGHFMDQFTYAERAYDWRGDHGMAGEILHESDPDWFVMGAGTGGTAASLARHARYTGHRVRVCVTDPENSAFFPGWRDNDRTVTATGSRIEGIGRPKVEPSFLFPLVNRMIRVPDPVSIATMRVAKERLGVAPGGSTGTGLYGALKILRELHRRHETGTVVTVLCDSGERYLDTYYSDAWLEQQGIDFRPWVDTVERFFETGHWTPPRSWRKPPTPRGLMWNM; encoded by the coding sequence ATGGGTGTGTCACGGCGTGCGGTACTGCTTGCCGGTGCGGGAACGGCTGCCGCGACAGCTTCCGCCGCCACGGCGGGCGCTGCTGGGGCAGCGGGCCGTTCCCCCGCGGGTGCGGTCGTCGACGGGGCCGGGCGTGCCTCGGGGACAGCGGACATCGGTCGCGGCGATGACCTGTCGGACCGCTATCCCGACGAGCGCGGCTGGGTCAACGCCCGCATCCGGCAGATCAGGGCCCTGCCGTACAAGCCGACGCCCATGCTGGAACTGGAGCTGCCCACGCGGCTGCGCGGCTCGCGCCTGCTGGTGAAGAACGAGTCCGTACACCCCTCGGGCAGCCACAAGCACCGGCTGGCCGAGGCGCTGTACCTCAACGCTCTGGCCAACGGGTGGCTCGTACACGACAGTCCGGTCGTGGAGGCGTCCAGCGGATCGACCGCCATCTCCGAGGCGTGGTTCAGCAAACTGCTCGGCATCAAGTTCGTCGCCGTCGTACCGTCCGGCACCACGGCGGAGAAGAAAAAAGCGATCCTCGAACTCGGCGGCGAGATCGTCGAGGCGACCGGCGCGACCATCTCCGAGCGGGCCGAGCAGGAGGCCCGCGACCGCCACGGCCATTTCATGGACCAGTTCACCTATGCCGAGCGCGCCTACGACTGGCGGGGCGACCACGGAATGGCGGGCGAGATCCTCCACGAGTCGGACCCCGACTGGTTCGTCATGGGCGCCGGGACCGGCGGGACGGCGGCTTCACTGGCCCGCCACGCGCGGTACACCGGCCACCGGGTGCGGGTATGCGTCACCGACCCCGAGAACTCCGCGTTCTTCCCCGGTTGGCGTGACAACGACCGTACGGTGACGGCGACGGGCTCCCGTATCGAGGGCATCGGCCGGCCGAAGGTCGAGCCCTCCTTCCTCTTCCCCCTGGTCAACCGCATGATTCGGGTCCCTGACCCCGTCTCGATCGCCACCATGCGAGTGGCCAAGGAGCGCCTCGGTGTCGCCCCGGGAGGCTCCACAGGCACCGGGCTGTACGGGGCCCTGAAGATCCTGCGCGAACTGCACAGGCGCCACGAGACGGGCACGGTCGTCACGGTGCTCTGCGACTCCGGCGAGCGGTATCTCGACACCTACTACAGCGACGCCTGGCTCGAACAGCAGGGAATCGACTTCCGCCCCTGGGTGGACACCGTCGAGCGCTTCTTCGAGACCGGCCACTGGACCCCGCCCAGGTCCTGGCGGAAGCCCCCCACACCGCGCGGCCTCATGTGGAACATGTGA
- a CDS encoding MFS transporter, producing MSTSAPGSSTEEGVWTPRYRALTIGLILSVTLVAFLWLGVATVLPPVARELDGLGLFGWAFTAFMLANIFGTVLTGKGADQRGPAAPYLQAFLFFVVGCAISALANNWYVFLLGRTLQGAGVGGVLAIAYLTVGRAYPDALRARMLALVASAWTLPALLGPAIAAGIAEATNWRVVFIVLVPLVPIGVLLTLPALRGLGAPEASAPDKGRIPYTLLLVIGTGAVLVGLEEHNLAITIPVVLAGAALALPMLRKLLPPGTLTVRRGMPAGMIVRGLVSTAYYGAESFFPLSMTLVLGLTTLESGLALSAGALTWVTGAWIQAKLDARSQGKGRHSRVVAGFALLVIGDAMIALAVGTDLKSVALAVVGWAIAGFGMGLVYPAVTTIVLSIAPKGQEGAASSNLQLSETMSVAVMTGLGTAVSAYGATQGWAENGALGVVFALTTLAALAGIGAGLRTRVKNDPGTGTDTPASAGESDRQDAGHTA from the coding sequence ATGAGCACGTCCGCTCCTGGGAGCAGCACCGAAGAGGGGGTCTGGACCCCCCGGTACCGGGCCCTGACCATCGGGCTGATCCTGTCCGTCACCCTGGTGGCCTTCTTATGGCTCGGAGTGGCGACCGTGCTGCCACCGGTCGCCAGGGAACTTGACGGTCTGGGCCTGTTCGGCTGGGCGTTCACCGCGTTCATGCTGGCCAACATCTTCGGCACGGTGCTCACCGGCAAGGGCGCCGACCAGCGCGGCCCGGCCGCCCCGTACCTCCAGGCCTTCCTGTTCTTCGTGGTGGGCTGCGCCATCTCCGCCCTCGCGAACAACTGGTACGTCTTCCTGCTCGGCCGCACCCTCCAGGGCGCCGGTGTCGGAGGCGTACTCGCCATCGCCTACCTGACCGTCGGGCGGGCCTATCCGGACGCGCTGCGCGCCCGGATGCTCGCCCTGGTGGCCTCGGCGTGGACGCTGCCCGCGCTGCTGGGCCCGGCCATCGCGGCGGGGATCGCCGAGGCGACCAACTGGCGGGTGGTGTTCATCGTCCTGGTGCCGCTGGTGCCGATCGGGGTGCTGCTCACCCTGCCCGCCCTGCGCGGGCTCGGCGCCCCGGAGGCGTCCGCCCCCGACAAGGGGCGTATCCCGTACACCCTGCTGTTGGTGATCGGCACGGGTGCGGTGCTGGTCGGGCTTGAGGAGCACAACCTCGCCATCACCATCCCCGTGGTCCTGGCTGGCGCGGCCCTCGCCCTGCCCATGCTCCGCAAGCTGCTGCCGCCCGGCACGCTCACCGTGCGGCGCGGGATGCCCGCCGGAATGATCGTCCGCGGACTCGTCAGCACCGCCTACTACGGGGCGGAGTCGTTCTTCCCACTGAGCATGACGCTGGTCCTGGGGCTGACCACCCTGGAGTCGGGCCTCGCGCTGTCCGCGGGCGCCCTCACCTGGGTCACCGGTGCGTGGATCCAGGCGAAGCTGGACGCCCGCAGCCAGGGCAAGGGGCGGCACAGTCGGGTGGTGGCGGGCTTCGCCCTGCTGGTCATCGGCGACGCGATGATCGCCCTGGCCGTCGGCACCGACCTGAAGAGCGTCGCCCTCGCCGTGGTCGGCTGGGCGATCGCGGGCTTCGGCATGGGCCTGGTGTACCCGGCGGTCACCACCATCGTGCTGTCGATCGCCCCCAAGGGGCAGGAGGGCGCGGCCAGTTCCAACCTCCAGCTGTCCGAGACCATGTCCGTCGCCGTCATGACGGGCCTGGGCACCGCGGTCAGCGCCTACGGAGCCACTCAGGGCTGGGCGGAGAACGGCGCGCTCGGCGTCGTCTTCGCCCTCACCACACTGGCGGCCCTGGCGGGCATCGGCGCCGGTCTGCGCACCCGGGTCAAGAACGATCCGGGCACCGGCACCGACACGCCCGCGTCGGCCGGGGAATCGGACCGGCAGGACGCGGGGCACACCGCCTGA
- a CDS encoding ABC1 kinase family protein: MSTRARYVAGVLGRLLVAEARRSRRGGGEDAGKEGRERARVVRETLQSLGPFYIKVGQLLSTRPDFVPPAMIEEFGCLHDQVTPVPFDVLEPVLAREFGTSWPRLFREIDTDTPLGAASLAQVHRAVLADGTPVAVKIQRPGVEEVMAQDMVVLRRTAGLIGRIAPRFTAVIDLPAMLGVLFDAMEGESDFRKEAAHMRTARGLTEEFTYLTVPHVLLDPTRRVLVQSLAPGTSVHTADPEKLTSDERTGIGRDLMTFMFRGFFLDRCFHADPHPGNIFVASGEPAHLIDWGMVGRVEANVSRSLVLALLNVAANDGTGLAKTWTEMGHPTPWADLAGFRTDMAALVPKATSASLEELNFGVTLTAVLTHATRRGIQSSPVIALLGKSFANLEGSIRHLCPELSITEVFEENLRTIMFGLAQEALSEQQAARIALELMIAAPGSLQQGREILRNLAEPPTRPTAARGAAAGRSRSSAHSHHTRAALILAAAVMGSRRGR; the protein is encoded by the coding sequence GTGTCAACTCGCGCCCGGTATGTCGCCGGTGTGCTGGGCCGGCTGCTCGTGGCGGAGGCGCGCCGGTCCAGGCGTGGAGGCGGAGAGGACGCCGGGAAGGAGGGGCGCGAGCGCGCGAGGGTGGTACGAGAGACCCTACAGTCACTCGGGCCGTTCTACATCAAGGTCGGCCAACTGCTGTCCACCCGACCCGACTTCGTGCCTCCGGCGATGATCGAGGAGTTCGGCTGCCTCCACGATCAAGTCACTCCGGTGCCGTTCGATGTGCTGGAGCCAGTCCTGGCCCGGGAATTCGGGACCAGCTGGCCTCGGCTCTTCCGTGAGATCGACACCGACACGCCGCTGGGCGCCGCGTCACTGGCCCAGGTCCACCGCGCCGTACTGGCCGACGGCACACCGGTCGCGGTGAAGATCCAACGCCCCGGTGTCGAGGAGGTCATGGCCCAGGACATGGTGGTACTGCGCCGGACGGCCGGTCTGATCGGCAGGATCGCTCCCCGGTTCACCGCTGTGATCGACCTACCGGCCATGCTCGGGGTGCTCTTCGACGCGATGGAGGGGGAGAGCGACTTCCGCAAGGAGGCCGCCCACATGCGCACGGCCCGCGGCCTGACCGAGGAATTCACGTACCTGACCGTCCCTCATGTCCTGCTTGATCCCACTCGCCGGGTTCTGGTGCAGTCTCTCGCCCCGGGCACCTCGGTCCACACCGCCGACCCCGAGAAGCTCACCTCCGACGAGCGCACCGGCATCGGACGCGACCTGATGACGTTCATGTTCAGGGGGTTCTTCCTCGACCGCTGCTTCCACGCCGACCCCCACCCGGGAAACATCTTCGTCGCCTCCGGGGAACCGGCCCATCTGATCGACTGGGGCATGGTGGGCCGCGTGGAGGCCAACGTCAGCAGGAGCCTCGTCCTGGCCCTGCTCAACGTGGCCGCCAATGACGGCACCGGCCTGGCGAAGACCTGGACCGAGATGGGGCACCCCACCCCCTGGGCCGACCTGGCCGGTTTCCGTACGGACATGGCCGCCCTTGTCCCCAAGGCCACCTCCGCCTCCCTGGAGGAACTCAACTTCGGCGTCACTCTCACCGCCGTCCTCACGCACGCCACCCGCCGGGGCATCCAGTCCAGTCCCGTCATCGCCCTCCTGGGGAAATCCTTCGCCAACCTCGAAGGCTCCATCCGCCACCTGTGCCCCGAACTGTCCATCACGGAGGTCTTCGAGGAGAACCTGCGCACCATCATGTTCGGCCTCGCCCAGGAGGCACTCTCCGAACAGCAAGCCGCCCGTATCGCGCTCGAACTCATGATCGCCGCTCCCGGAAGCCTGCAACAGGGACGTGAGATCCTGCGCAACCTCGCGGAGCCGCCCACCCGGCCGACCGCGGCACGAGGAGCCGCAGCCGGCCGCAGCCGGTCCTCGGCCCACTCGCACCACACCCGTGCGGCGCTCATTCTGGCCGCCGCAGTCATGGGGAGCAGACGCGGAAGGTGA
- a CDS encoding polyhydroxyalkanoate synthesis regulator DNA-binding domain-containing protein, with protein sequence MTARTHGGAEGERLLVRTEDGGLFDAVTRRPVTLEGLARDVRCGRRFRVREGESGSECTYQVLAQVLLSALAPAVPGGIRAVGGTSGTVEPLFGGDGDGSPPLRNG encoded by the coding sequence ATGACCGCACGGACCCATGGCGGCGCGGAGGGGGAACGTCTCCTGGTCCGGACGGAGGATGGCGGGTTGTTCGACGCGGTCACACGTCGGCCGGTCACCTTGGAGGGGCTGGCCCGCGATGTGCGGTGCGGGCGCCGTTTCCGGGTCAGGGAGGGCGAGAGTGGCAGCGAGTGCACCTACCAGGTCTTGGCTCAGGTGCTCCTGTCCGCGCTTGCGCCCGCCGTACCGGGCGGGATTCGGGCAGTGGGCGGCACCTCGGGCACGGTGGAGCCGCTGTTCGGAGGGGACGGCGACGGCTCGCCTCCCCTGCGGAACGGGTAG